In Propionicimonas paludicola, a single window of DNA contains:
- a CDS encoding thymidine kinase yields MAELIFFTGPMDCGKSTLALQVAYTENSAGRQGRLFTRLDRAGGATISSRIGLDAPALEVDDELDFWRYVVTELTGGKRIDYLVCDESQFFLSEHIDQLARIVDELQIDVFCFGILTDFRTQLFPASRRLVELCDRMEILQVRPRCWCGEPATHNARTVNGVMVTEGNQVVVGDTDSSEVSYQVLCRRHHRRKLTREIAAVTLNPEPLPFERS; encoded by the coding sequence GTGGCGGAACTGATCTTTTTCACCGGGCCGATGGACTGCGGCAAGTCGACGCTGGCGCTCCAGGTGGCCTACACCGAGAACTCCGCCGGGCGACAGGGACGTTTGTTCACGCGGCTGGACCGGGCCGGTGGCGCCACCATCAGCTCCCGGATCGGGTTGGACGCCCCCGCCCTCGAGGTGGATGACGAGCTGGACTTCTGGCGCTACGTGGTGACCGAGCTGACCGGCGGCAAGCGGATCGACTACCTGGTCTGCGACGAGTCGCAGTTCTTCCTCAGCGAGCACATCGATCAGCTGGCCCGAATCGTCGATGAGCTCCAGATCGACGTGTTCTGCTTCGGAATTCTGACCGACTTCCGCACTCAGTTGTTCCCGGCCTCCCGGCGGCTGGTCGAGCTGTGCGATCGGATGGAGATCCTCCAGGTGCGGCCGCGCTGCTGGTGCGGGGAGCCGGCCACGCATAATGCCCGGACCGTCAACGGGGTGATGGTCACCGAAGGCAACCAGGTGGTGGTCGGCGACACCGACTCCAGCGAGGTCTCCTACCAGGTGCTCTGCCGCCGACACCATCGACGCAAGCTGACCCGGGAGATCGCGGCCGTGACGCTCAACCCGGAGCCGCTGCCGTTCGAGCGCAGCTAG
- a CDS encoding aldo/keto reductase, with translation MQHRPLGRTGRQISAIGLGTWQLGADWGEVSPSDAAAVLAGSLDAGVTLFDTADVYGDGRSESLIADFLATRPGHQVTVATKMGRRMDQVPANYVPENFRAWTDRSRRNLGVATLDLVQLHCPPTEVITSDATYQALDELVADGTIAAYGVSVETCDQALAAIARPNLTNVQIIVNPFRLKPLDEVLPAAAAAGVAVFARVPLASGLLSGRYTADTSFAANDHRSYNRHGEAFDRGETFSGVDYQVGLAAAARLAAALPDGVSLPAATLAWIASRPGVTTVIPGARNVAQAAANAAAAELIEGGFDLDGFDAVIHQTYDDLLRTAIHPLW, from the coding sequence ATGCAGCACCGTCCCCTGGGACGCACCGGACGCCAGATCTCCGCGATCGGCCTGGGCACCTGGCAGTTGGGCGCCGACTGGGGCGAGGTGAGCCCGAGCGATGCCGCGGCCGTGCTGGCCGGTTCGCTCGACGCCGGGGTCACCTTGTTCGACACCGCCGACGTCTACGGCGACGGACGCAGCGAGTCGCTGATCGCCGACTTCCTGGCCACCAGGCCCGGACATCAGGTCACCGTGGCCACCAAGATGGGCCGCCGGATGGACCAGGTGCCGGCCAACTACGTCCCCGAGAACTTCCGGGCCTGGACCGACCGTTCCCGTCGCAACCTCGGCGTGGCGACTCTCGACCTGGTCCAGCTGCACTGTCCGCCCACCGAGGTGATCACCTCGGACGCCACCTACCAGGCCTTGGACGAGTTGGTGGCCGACGGCACCATCGCCGCCTATGGAGTGTCGGTGGAGACCTGTGACCAGGCCCTGGCCGCGATCGCCCGGCCGAACCTGACCAATGTGCAGATCATCGTGAACCCGTTCCGGCTCAAGCCGCTGGACGAGGTGCTGCCGGCCGCCGCGGCCGCCGGCGTGGCCGTCTTCGCCCGGGTGCCGCTGGCCTCGGGCCTGCTGTCGGGCCGCTACACCGCCGACACCTCGTTCGCCGCCAACGACCATCGCAGCTACAACCGTCACGGCGAGGCCTTCGATCGAGGCGAGACCTTCTCCGGGGTGGACTACCAGGTCGGCCTGGCCGCGGCTGCCCGGCTTGCCGCCGCGCTCCCGGACGGGGTGAGCCTGCCGGCCGCGACGCTCGCCTGGATCGCCTCCCGACCCGGGGTGACCACGGTGATCCCCGGCGCCCGGAACGTCGCTCAGGCCGCAGCCAATGCGGCCGCTGCCGAGCTGATCGAGGGTGGCTTCGATCTGGACGGTTTCGACGCGGTGATCCACCAGACCTACGACGACCTGCTGCGGACGGCCATTCACCCACTGTGGTGA